The nucleotide window AAGGACGCCTGCCCCAGTAAGTGTGAGCACACTGCCCAGCTGAGTGCCGACTGGCAGCTATCCAGCGGGTTGCTTGGCATCTGTGGCCCTCAGTTCGGTCAGTCATGAAGGGAAAAGTTACTCCTAGAGAAACCAATGGAAGCAAAGTCTGCCCACTCAGCAGCTTCTTTTAATGAGAAGCAGAAAAGCATTTCAAAGTCACCTTCTTCCCCAGCACTTTTTCCGTGGATCAGGGTAGCAGTGGGTTCTTGAACAAACTTAGGAGAGTCTTCTGTAGCAGGTGAGGTGTTTGAGAATTGACCCTAACTTTGCATGTGGCTCATTTTCTTGCAGTCAACGGCGGCTGGGGTCCCTGGTCACTGTGGGACATCTGTTCTGTCACCTGTGGAGGAGGGGTTCAGAAGCGCAGCCGGCTCTGcaacaaccccccaccccagTTTGGAGGCAAGGACTGCGTGGGAGACATGACAGAAAACCAGATGTGCAACGAGCAGGACTGTCCGATCGGTGAGCAGGCAGCCCAGAGCAAACCCTAGGGGGGGATTTGTTTGACTTCTTTGGTTTTTTTCACTGAATGCCATGGTCAACCCTCAGGGGTTACAGATTTGAATGGTCCTGAGGGATTTAATTACTCTGTTGTCCACCTGACATTTAATATCACTAAGCTATCAGTTACATCAACCCTACACTATTTTGCACTGTGTTACATGGCCAGCCTGGCAGTAACAGCAGCGCAGACCCACCACTGCCCATCTCTCTCGTCTCAGACGGATGCCTGTCCAATCCTTGCTTCGCCGGTGCCAAGTGTACTAGCTACCCAGATGGCAGCTGGAAATGCGGTGCCTGTCCCCCTGGCTACAGCGGAAACGGCGTCCAGTGCAAAGATGTCGATGAGGTGGGGAACCGATGGCTCGGTTACTGGACCTAGGAACACAGCTAACCTGTCCTAATCTTTTCCTATGCcatgtttttttaaacattaagcaAATTATTGTTTCTTCCACAGTGCAGAGAAGTGCCTGATGCCTGCTTCAACCACAATGGCGAGCACAGATGTGAGAACACAGACCCCGGCTACAACTGCCTGCCATGCCCACCCCGCTTCACTGGTCCGCAGCCCTTTGGCCAGGGTGCAGAACATGCCAGAGCCAACAAACAGGTAGAGCAGATGAGATCAATAAGTtagaggaggggagaggtggcCTCAACCGACAACTAGGAGAGGGAGGGATGGCATTTCACCCTTTCACAGAAAATGGGGAGGAGGTTGAGTGTACCATCTTGCTTTTAGAAATATGACTAGAAAATCCACTGAATATCCAGCCATCACATTTGAAAATGCTTCTCTGGCATAAGCTGTGAGCCAATAGACTTGTAAATGCCTAACTGCTGAGTGGTTTcaagaaacacacacataaaacaatgcTAGCCTGTCACCTGGACATCCCCAGGGGGAGAATGGGGCAAGACAGAGGTAACCCCGACTCTTCCCCCATGGAACCTCTGTCCACTTGGAGACAGATGACAGGAGTTGGGAGGTTCTTGTTTCCTGGGAATCTGGGGCCCTCCAAGGGTCTGCATTAACATCAGGCCCGTGCGCCCTCAGGTGTGCAAGCCCCGCAACCCCTGCACGGATGGGACGCATGACTGCAACAAGAACGCCAAGTGCAACTACCTGGGCCATTACAGCGACCCCATGTACCGCTGTGAGTGCCGGCCCGGCTATGCTGGCAATGGCATCATCTGCGGCGAGGACACAGACCTGGACGGCTGGCCCAACGAGGACCTGGTGTGCGTGGCCAATGCAACTTACCACTGCAAGAAGGTAGAGCCAGCTTCCCACGTGTGCCACCAGCCGGAAGGCATATCCCCATATCAGAAGTGCAGACTAAGGGGTTTTAAATGCTTcaagtttgaaaatgaaaatgaaagattaACTCACCCAAAGGCAGAGGGGCactaattctttttaaaacactTGTTACCAAGAATATGAATGGACAGGTCCCTTTGGCAACTGTGTTCCATAGTCGATTAATTTGTCCCTAAAAAATGTCCCTTACTCTACCAAATGCCAGCAGAGTATGACTTGTGTTCCCAGCGTGTACAAAGCCTACAGCATTTATACAAATACTGCTCTCTGTGGGGAGACCGGTATCTATGTTTTGTCTTCCCATTGACAACAGCTGCTGTGAGGAGCGGTGCTCCCTTCTTTCTCTGTGAGCAGAGCTGGGCTGTGCTCCCTCAGGTCCAGCTGAGCAGAGGGCGTGCAGACGCAGCTGGAATGTACCTCTTCTCTTTCCAGGATAATTGCCCCAACCTTCCAAACTCAGGACAGGAAGACTATGACAAGGACGGAATCGGTGATGCCTGTGACGACGACGACGACAATGATAAAATCCCAGATGACCGGGTAAGACCATGTTTTCCTTTCCTCACCCTTTCCCTCTAGTGACACCCTGAAGCACTTCAGAGTCAAGGAAATTATGGATCGTACAGGGAAATTTACAGAACTGATATATAGGATAATTAGAAATTATTCATTGTGTTTCAGCGGTTTCAAGACTGTGATGTTGCcaagagaatttttaaatgaaggttTTGTTTTTCATCACAACCTGCTCTCCCCCTAATTTAAACAAGAAATTATATGTATAAACAGATGACACTTTATTCCCCAGATTCCTTTCAAATGTCTAATCTAATAATctaaattaaagtaaaatatactTTGGGCATATTGAGAACTGAGATGAGAACTTATATTTCCATCTCACTGACTTGTGACCAagaacaatccatttctcattccttATGTTCAACTTTTGCAGTGACATTTTACACTGAGTAGTCAATTAGCATATGCACCAAGTAGGAAATGATTGTTAGTTTTTGCAGTCTTACATAAATGAGGTGTGTGGTCCGAGGCCGAGCTGGCCACATGAGGTCATGAACTGCTGCATTACTTCTCTTGGCAGGACAACTGTCCCTTCCATTACAACCCAGCCCAGTATGACTACGACAGAGATGATGTGGGAGACCGCTGTGACAACTGTCCCTACAACCACAACCCAGACCAGGCTGACACAGACAACAATGGGGAAGGAGACGCCTGTGCCGCAGACATCGATGGGGACGGTAAGCAGTCCCTGGCTCCAGCAGGCCCAGAGGCAGTGGTGACCAGGCTTTGCTTCCAGCTGCTCTCTCTCCAGCCTTGCTGGCTTTCAGTGTGCAGCTTAGCCGAAACATCtgagacagagatgcccactcttctGTGTCGTCTGCACTCTGCAGGTATCCTCAATGAACGAGACAATTGCCAGTATGTCTACAACGTGGACCAGAAGGACACTGACATGGATGGGGTTGGAGACCAGTGTGACAACTGCCCCCTGGAACACAACCCAGATCAGGTAGGTGGACTCCTTTCAGAATCTTTCAGTAAAGCATTGGACTATCTCTTCCTAGCCTCTAAAAATAGAGGTAAATAGAGTTCAAACACTTCCATTACCATGGCTTTCAGTGGGCTCATAGCAGATTGCAATGTTTTCATGTAAATAGTTTGCCTGATATGAACTCCATGCAGAGTGCATTAGCCCTTTAGTGTGACAATCTTACAACTTTAATCGTGTCTTCTACAATAAGGTCTAATGACTTGCTCAGCATGATCTACCCTTGTTAGGATGAATTAGACAAAGCAGAAATCTGTGACAACTCTCCAGTGATACTGATCATACTGAAGACTaacagagggaagaaaatatCCTTAAGCAAAATAAACAACCATTGTTATGGCTAATGATATATGAAAGATTCAAGAAATGAGAAGTATAGCTTTTCTTCCCAATATTTGTTCTTACATAGACCTGTAAAACAAAAAGCAATGGGGTAAATAGCTTTGGGGCTATAACAGGGAAGGCATGTATTATAAGGGACAGCTTTGCTGATGAAATGGCATTGAGGGTCATCTGTTTCAAGTTTGATGTTGCCATGAATTAAACTTCAATATTGTTTAACCTCTGAGGATGAGTTTCCCTCAGATcataataaaatttataataatttaaacaTCATGTAAAAATCTTAATAGCAAAGAACATAAATACTGGTGAGAAAAATTACAGTTTTTCTGTAAATAATCCCAAAAGCATATACACTGAAAAACATAAAAGTACTCTGAGAAACAGTTCAGACAAAATTTGAAATTTTGACTTTACCTTAGCCAATAGATGACAGGCCTTATGGACTAGCTTTATAAAATCAAATACCTAAAAAAGAACTTAATTGAGCCCCACCATATGTATTACCCAGTATGTACAAAAAAACAGTGCAATGTCTCCATGACTTAATGACCGAGAGTAGAAGTTGACATGTGAGTGTTAGAGTTGGAACCTTctgtggaaaataacaaaatggaCCCAGAGAATTTAACATTAACATAAAAGCAGTTAACACATCATATTTCATCCTTCATGATAAAATAagactttctatttttaatttagaaagttTTATGTTTCAAAAAGAACTCCTATATACCCCTTTTCCAATTTCATACAAAAATAAAGATcaagaaaaatcttttaaaatttgttaatatTGTTCAGGAGTACCATATGGACATGAAATCCCACTGGCCTTACCAAACAGTAGAGAACCATCCGCAGGGTCGTTAACAATGTCTGCACCCGTTTACCCTCCACTTTTGTCTCTTTCAGCTCGACTCTGACTCCGACCGCATCGGAGACACCTGTGACAACAATCAGGATATTGATGAAGATGGCCACCAGAACAACCTGGACAACTGCCCCTACGTGCCCAACGCCAACCAGGCCGACCATGACAAGGACGGCAAGGGGGATGCCTGTGACCACGACGACGACAACGACGGCGTTCCTGATGACAGGGACAACTGCAGGCTCGTGCCCAATCCCGACCAGAAGGACTCTGACGGTGAGTCCATGGAGCAGGTGTTGAAGAGAGTAACTGAAGCCGTGGTGCTCTGGCGTGAAGAGAGAAATGCAAAACTGAATATGTTTGAGAGGCTGAAGTGACTAAATCCCAACTTCAACAAGAGTGAGTTTCTGACACCAATAATAGTATTTCAGAATTTCCCTGAATTCTTGGCCTTTCTGACCTTAGGTGACGGTCGAGGTGATGCTTGCAAAGATGATTTTGACCATGACAACGTGCCAGACATCGATGACATCTGTCCTGAGAACATTGATATCAGCGAGACTGATTTCCGCCGATTCCAGATGATTCCCCTAGATCCCAAAGGGACATCCCAGAATGATCCTAACTGGGTTGTACGCCATCAGGGTAAAGAACTCGTCCAGACTGTCAATTGTGATCCTGGACTTGCTATAGGTGAGTAGTGAGTTCTTCAAACAAAAGGCTAATGCATACTttcaacaaaagcaaatataaaacctGCCAGTTGCATGTGTGCCTGTGGGTACTAAGGATGTCTGGAACTGCAGTGGAGAACCCTTTGAAGGCTGCAGGTTTTAACCTAGGTCTGACCTCATCTTCTAGGTTTTGATGAATTTAATGCTGTGGACTTCAGTGGCACCTTCTTCATCAACACTGAGAGGGATGATGACTATGCCGGATTTGTGTTTGGCTACCAGTCCAGCAGCCGATTCTATGTTGTGATGTGGAAGCAAGTCACCCAGTCCTACTGGGACACCAACCCCACGAGGGCTCAGGGTTACTCAGGCCTGTCTGTGAAGGTCGTGAACTCCACCACAGGGCCAGGCGAGCACCTGCGCAATGCCCTGTGGCACACAGGAAACACCCCTGGCCAGGTAAGGATGCCTCAGTGACAGCAGAGGGTGGATGGGCACTTGACCAGCACTCAGGATGCGGTGCTTCAGCTGAGCGGCCCCAACCAAGTCTTAGATACCAAGTCCGCAGCCTCACCAACTGTGATGTGAAGTTCTGCTTTGTAAAAACATAGGATCTAAGAGGGGAGCTCGCAGTAAGCATGAGTTACCCTTCAGTCCAAAGGCAGTTTCAGCCTCTTCAAACAAAAAACCTTTCCCTGCTGCTTTTTATGTACATTCAAGGGCTTGCCTCATACGAAAGAGGGCATGGAAAAAACCCTATGTTGCAACCCTCTTATTTAGGTGAAGTTGTTACCTTTCAAGCACTGTtacaaaatgaaatgtaaatcTGATGGGGCTGGATTTCATCCtcttcttggtcctcttccttcAGGTACGCACTCTGTGGCATGACCCTCGTTACATAGGCTGGAAAGATTTCACTGCCTATAGATGGCGTCTCAGCCACAGGCCCAAGACGGGTTTCATTAGGTAAGATTGCACTGATTATATTTCAACTGACATCTGATTGTGTGACATTAAGGGGGTGGAGACCAAAAAGCAGGGTGTCACTAACAAGATTTCTTCCCT belongs to Manis pentadactyla isolate mManPen7 chromosome 11, mManPen7.hap1, whole genome shotgun sequence and includes:
- the THBS1 gene encoding thrombospondin-1 isoform X1; translation: MGLAWGLSVLFLLHVCVSNRIPESGGDNSVFDLFELMGAARKGSGRRLVKGPDPSSPAFRIEDANLIPPVPDDKFQDLVDAVRAEKGFLLLASLRQMKKTRGTLLAVERKDHSGQVFSVVSNGKAGTLDLSLTVQGKQHVVSVEEALLATSQWKSITLFVQEDRAQLYIDCEKMENAELDVPIQSIFTRDLANIARLRIAKGGVNDNFQGVLQNVRFVFGTTPEDILRNKGCSSSATNVLLTLDNNVVNGSSPAIRTNYIGHKTKDLQAICGLSCDELSSMVLELRGLRTIVTTLQDSIRKVTEENKELVNELRRPPLCYHNGVQYRNNEEWTVDSCTECRCQNSVTICKKVSCPIMPCSNATVPDGECCPRCWPSDSADDGWSPWSEWTSCSVTCGNGIQQRGRSCDSLNNRCEGSSVQTRTCHIQECDKRFKQDGGWSHWSPWSSCSVTCGEGAITRIRLCNSPSPQMNGKPCEGEARETKACKKDACPINGGWGPWSLWDICSVTCGGGVQKRSRLCNNPPPQFGGKDCVGDMTENQMCNEQDCPIDGCLSNPCFAGAKCTSYPDGSWKCGACPPGYSGNGVQCKDVDECREVPDACFNHNGEHRCENTDPGYNCLPCPPRFTGPQPFGQGAEHARANKQVCKPRNPCTDGTHDCNKNAKCNYLGHYSDPMYRCECRPGYAGNGIICGEDTDLDGWPNEDLVCVANATYHCKKDNCPNLPNSGQEDYDKDGIGDACDDDDDNDKIPDDRDNCPFHYNPAQYDYDRDDVGDRCDNCPYNHNPDQADTDNNGEGDACAADIDGDGILNERDNCQYVYNVDQKDTDMDGVGDQCDNCPLEHNPDQLDSDSDRIGDTCDNNQDIDEDGHQNNLDNCPYVPNANQADHDKDGKGDACDHDDDNDGVPDDRDNCRLVPNPDQKDSDGDGRGDACKDDFDHDNVPDIDDICPENIDISETDFRRFQMIPLDPKGTSQNDPNWVVRHQGKELVQTVNCDPGLAIGFDEFNAVDFSGTFFINTERDDDYAGFVFGYQSSSRFYVVMWKQVTQSYWDTNPTRAQGYSGLSVKVVNSTTGPGEHLRNALWHTGNTPGQVRTLWHDPRYIGWKDFTAYRWRLSHRPKTGFIRVVMYEGKKIMADSGPIYDKTYAGGRLGMFVFSQEMVFFSDLKYECRDS
- the THBS1 gene encoding thrombospondin-1 isoform X2 — protein: MGLAWGLSVLFLLHVCVSNRIPESGGDNSVFDLFELMGAARKGSGRRLVKGPDPSSPAFRIEDANLIPPVPDDKFQDLVDAVRAEKGFLLLASLRQMKKTRGTLLAVERKDHSGQVFSVVSNGKAGTLDLSLTVQGKQHVVSVEEALLATSQWKSITLFVQEDRAQLYIDCEKMENAELDVPIQSIFTRDLANIARLRIAKGGVNDNFQGVLQNVRFVFGTTPEDILRNKGCSSSTNVLLTLDNNVVNGSSPAIRTNYIGHKTKDLQAICGLSCDELSSMVLELRGLRTIVTTLQDSIRKVTEENKELVNELRRPPLCYHNGVQYRNNEEWTVDSCTECRCQNSVTICKKVSCPIMPCSNATVPDGECCPRCWPSDSADDGWSPWSEWTSCSVTCGNGIQQRGRSCDSLNNRCEGSSVQTRTCHIQECDKRFKQDGGWSHWSPWSSCSVTCGEGAITRIRLCNSPSPQMNGKPCEGEARETKACKKDACPINGGWGPWSLWDICSVTCGGGVQKRSRLCNNPPPQFGGKDCVGDMTENQMCNEQDCPIDGCLSNPCFAGAKCTSYPDGSWKCGACPPGYSGNGVQCKDVDECREVPDACFNHNGEHRCENTDPGYNCLPCPPRFTGPQPFGQGAEHARANKQVCKPRNPCTDGTHDCNKNAKCNYLGHYSDPMYRCECRPGYAGNGIICGEDTDLDGWPNEDLVCVANATYHCKKDNCPNLPNSGQEDYDKDGIGDACDDDDDNDKIPDDRDNCPFHYNPAQYDYDRDDVGDRCDNCPYNHNPDQADTDNNGEGDACAADIDGDGILNERDNCQYVYNVDQKDTDMDGVGDQCDNCPLEHNPDQLDSDSDRIGDTCDNNQDIDEDGHQNNLDNCPYVPNANQADHDKDGKGDACDHDDDNDGVPDDRDNCRLVPNPDQKDSDGDGRGDACKDDFDHDNVPDIDDICPENIDISETDFRRFQMIPLDPKGTSQNDPNWVVRHQGKELVQTVNCDPGLAIGFDEFNAVDFSGTFFINTERDDDYAGFVFGYQSSSRFYVVMWKQVTQSYWDTNPTRAQGYSGLSVKVVNSTTGPGEHLRNALWHTGNTPGQVRTLWHDPRYIGWKDFTAYRWRLSHRPKTGFIRVVMYEGKKIMADSGPIYDKTYAGGRLGMFVFSQEMVFFSDLKYECRDS